The following coding sequences are from one Arthrobacter crystallopoietes window:
- a CDS encoding methylenetetrahydrofolate reductase produces the protein MSPPTPTLPYIDAEITNHPALSYELFPPRNAQAEETLWRTIRELESTAPDYVSVTYGAGGSNQGTALELLERLQNETRLRPLAHLTCVGSSGVELARTIEAIIGRGVRGILALRGDAPAGSSGRPSGELRYAQQLVELIRRIERQRTAHLAAGKVAIGVAAYSSRHPESPSFEHDVEVLLAKQSSGADFAITQIFFDANDYSSLLRRARQAGVHIPIIPGIMPLTSVRRLDRLAQLAGIDVDLAVRDRLASAGDDSTRQRIGIQATVDLANAALDAGAPGLHVYTFNEHVSALQLLEKLQLPRPAAPVRHKVLARA, from the coding sequence ATGTCACCGCCAACCCCAACGCTTCCATACATCGATGCGGAAATCACCAACCATCCCGCCCTGTCCTACGAGCTCTTCCCGCCCAGGAATGCGCAGGCAGAGGAGACCCTCTGGCGGACCATCCGCGAACTTGAAAGCACTGCACCGGACTATGTTTCGGTTACCTACGGTGCCGGAGGCTCCAACCAGGGAACGGCCCTGGAGCTGCTCGAACGGCTGCAGAACGAGACCCGGCTGCGGCCGCTGGCCCACCTGACCTGTGTCGGGAGCAGCGGTGTGGAGCTTGCCCGGACCATCGAGGCGATCATCGGCAGGGGAGTCAGGGGTATCCTGGCGCTGCGCGGCGATGCCCCGGCCGGCAGCTCGGGCAGACCCTCGGGAGAACTGCGGTACGCGCAGCAGCTGGTCGAACTGATCCGGCGGATTGAACGCCAGCGGACAGCCCACCTGGCCGCGGGGAAAGTGGCCATCGGTGTGGCTGCCTACTCCAGCCGGCATCCCGAATCGCCCAGCTTCGAGCACGATGTGGAGGTGCTGCTGGCCAAGCAGTCCTCGGGCGCGGACTTCGCGATCACGCAGATCTTCTTTGACGCCAACGATTATTCATCGCTGCTGCGCCGTGCACGGCAGGCGGGAGTCCACATCCCGATCATTCCCGGGATCATGCCGCTGACCAGTGTCCGCCGGCTCGACCGGCTTGCCCAGCTGGCCGGCATCGACGTGGATCTTGCCGTCCGCGACCGGCTGGCCAGCGCCGGTGATGACTCGACGCGCCAGCGCATCGGGATCCAGGCCACCGTCGATCTTGCCAACGCGGCTTTGGACGCCGGGGCTCCCGGGCTGCATGTCTATACCTTCAACGAGCATGTCTCCGCCCTCCAGCTGCTGGAGAAACTGCAGCTGCCCCGACCGGCTGCCCCGGTTCGCCACAAGGTGCTGGCCCGGGCGTAA
- the rsfS gene encoding ribosome silencing factor: MAASEDSISIARMAAKAASDKIGQDIIALDVSERLAITDVFVIASASNERQVNAIVDGIEEELHKHDLKPVRREGRSEGRWVLLDYATVVIHVQHEEDRVFYALERLWKDCPQIDLQLDEAPATASDGE, encoded by the coding sequence ATGGCAGCCTCAGAAGATTCGATTTCCATTGCGCGGATGGCTGCCAAGGCTGCCTCCGACAAAATCGGCCAGGACATCATCGCCCTCGACGTCAGCGAGCGCCTGGCCATCACTGACGTTTTTGTGATTGCTTCCGCCTCCAACGAGCGCCAGGTCAACGCGATTGTTGACGGCATCGAAGAAGAGCTACACAAGCATGATCTGAAACCGGTCCGCCGCGAAGGCCGGTCCGAAGGACGCTGGGTGCTGCTCGATTACGCCACGGTTGTCATCCACGTCCAGCACGAGGAAGACAGGGTCTTCTACGCCTTGGAGCGCCTGTGGAAGGACTGCCCGCAGATTGACCTGCAGCTCGACGAAGCCCCGGCAACAGCGTCCGACGGCGAGTGA
- the nadD gene encoding nicotinate-nucleotide adenylyltransferase, translating to MGGTFDPIHHGHLVAASEVAAVFDLDEVVFVPTGHPWQKSSRSVSPAEHRYLMTVIATASNPRFTVSRVDIDRPGLTYTIDTLRDLRAARPEAELYFITGADALAQIMSWKDIDELWSLAHFVGVTRPGHELHDLGRKDVSLLEVPAMAISSTDCRDRVAEDQPVWYLVPDGVVQYIAKYGLYRALEPADRFPATN from the coding sequence ATGGGCGGCACGTTCGATCCGATCCACCACGGACACTTGGTCGCGGCCAGCGAGGTGGCGGCGGTTTTCGATCTGGACGAAGTGGTCTTTGTTCCCACGGGCCATCCCTGGCAAAAATCCTCGCGGTCTGTTTCACCCGCGGAGCATCGGTATCTCATGACCGTGATTGCCACCGCTTCGAATCCGCGTTTTACGGTGAGCAGGGTGGATATCGACCGTCCAGGACTGACGTACACGATCGATACGCTGCGTGATCTGCGGGCCGCCCGTCCGGAAGCTGAGCTGTACTTCATCACCGGTGCGGACGCGCTGGCCCAGATCATGTCGTGGAAGGACATCGACGAACTGTGGTCGCTGGCGCACTTCGTGGGAGTCACGCGTCCAGGCCACGAGCTGCATGATCTGGGACGCAAGGACGTCAGCCTGCTCGAAGTCCCGGCCATGGCCATCTCATCGACCGACTGCCGGGACCGGGTGGCCGAAGACCAACCCGTCTGGTACCTCGTTCCGGACGGCGTAGTACAGTACATTGCCAAATACGGTCTCTACCGGGCACTGGAACCGGCTGATCGGTTCCCCGCAACAAACTAA